One window of Camelina sativa cultivar DH55 chromosome 4, Cs, whole genome shotgun sequence genomic DNA carries:
- the LOC104780954 gene encoding 60S ribosomal protein L8-2, protein MGRVIRAQRKGAGSVFKSHTHHRKGPAKFRSLDYGERNGYLKGLVTEIIHDPGRGAPLARVAFRHPFRYMKQKELFVAAEGMYTGQYLYCGKKANLMVGNVLPLGSIPEGAVVCNVELHVGDRGALARASGDYAIVIAHNSDSKTTRIKLPSGAKKVLPSGCRAMIGQVAGGGRTEKPLLKAGNAYHKYRVKRNCWPVVRGVAMNPVEHPHGGGNHQHIGHASTVRRDKSAGAKVGQIAARRTGRRRGTAATLAAKADY, encoded by the exons ATGGGTCGTGTGATTAGGGCTCAGCGTAAGGGTGCTGGTTCCGTTTTCAAGTCCCACACTCACCACCGCAAGGGTCCAGCTAAGTTCCGGAGCCTCGATTACGGCGAGCGCAATGGTTACCTCAAAGGATTGGTGACGGAGATCATCCACGACCCTGGGCGTGGTGCTCCTCTCGCTCGCGTCGCGTTCCGTCATCCTTTCCGTTACATGAAGCAGAAGGAGCTGTTCGTAGCCGCCGAAGGTATGTACACCGGACAATACCTCTACTGTGGTAAGAAGGCTAATCTTATGGTCGGAAACGTTCTTCCGCTTGGATCTATCCCGGAGGGAGCTGTTGTCTGCAACGTCGAGCTCCATGTTGGCGACCGTGGTGCTCTTGCTAGGGCTTCTGGTGATTACGCCATCGTAATTGCTCACAATTCTGACAGCAAAACCACTAG GATTAAGCTTCCTTCTGGAGCGAAGAAGGTTTTGCCAAGTGGGTGCAGAGCCATGATTGGGCAAGTTGCGGGTGGAGGAAGAACAGAGAAGCCACTTCTCAAGGCTGGAAATGCATACCACAAGTACAGAGTGAAGAGGAACTGTTGGCCTGTTGTGCGTGGTGTTGCCATGAACCCAGTGGAACATCCCCACGGAGGAGGAAACCATCAGCACATTGGTCACGCCAGTACGGTCAGGCGTGATAAATCTGCTGGTGCTAAGGTTGGTCAAATTGCTGCAAGGAGAACTGGTCGTCGCAGAGGTACAGCTGCCACACTAGCAGCCAAGGCAGACTACTAG
- the LOC104784000 gene encoding auxin-induced protein 15A-like: MEIKQASKSLKQMLKRCSSLGKKSSEHVPKKGHFAVYVGHSRDRHVVPITFLNHPTFKMMLQAAEEEFGFRQERGLTIPCDQNIFLSLLDSITSY; this comes from the coding sequence ATGGAGATAAAGCAAGCAAGTAAGTCACTGAAGCAGATGCTGAAGAGATGTTCAAGCTTGGGGAAGAAGAGCAGTGAACACGTCCCCAAGAAGGGTCATTTCGCTGTCTACGTGGGCCACTCCAGAGACCGCCATGTCGTCCCCATCACATTCCTCAATCACCCAACCTTCAAGATGATGCTGCAAGCAGCGGAGGAAGAGTTCGGGTTTAGGCAAGAGAGAGGCCTCACTATTCCTTGTGACCAAAacatatttctctctctcttagacTCCATCACATCTTACTAG
- the LOC104780956 gene encoding WEB family protein At3g51220 isoform X3, producing the protein MVRAEIETGAPFRSVKEAVTLFDERILLGDNYVEKRRSVNKSIQEELVEAQESLKKAEEENKVLSQLIETLTQELETTKEKLNHSLRKFPEHPQVEDDDLKFIEESTVNERDNITEIKMNRYVQNEVYDDRLEKRRSVKFANPPLLTKVIVGKEEKSKAMVKKQTKKMKQLAPLASWLFARNRSS; encoded by the exons ATGGTTCGCGCAGAGATCGAAACCGGAGCTCCTTTCAGGTCTGTTAAAGAGGCCGTCACTCTCTTCGACGAGAGAATCCTTCTCGGAGATAATTACGTAGAG AAGAGGCGTTCGGTNAATAAAAGCATCCAAGAAGAGCTGGTTGAAGCGCAGGAGAGTCTTAAGAAAGCTGAGGAAGAGAACAAGGTTTTGTCTCAGCTTATCGAAACCCTCACACAAGAGCTTGAAACCACTAAGGAAAAGCTTAACCACTCACTCAGAAAATTCCCAGAACATCCTCAAGTCGAAGATGATGACCTCAAATTCATAGAGGAATCCACGGTTAACGAACGCGACAACATAACCGAGATCAAGATGAACCGGTATGTCCAAAATGAAGTGTATGATGATCGTCTGGAGAAGAGGCGTTCGGTGAAGTTTGCGAACCCACCATTGTTGACAAAGGTCATTGTgggaaaagaggagaaaagcAAAGCTATGGTGAAGAAgcagacaaagaagatgaagcaatTAGCTCCATTGGCTTCTTGGCTCTTTGCAAGAAACCGGTCTAGTTAA
- the LOC104780956 gene encoding WEB family protein At3g51220 isoform X2: MVRAEIETGAPFRSVKEAVTLFDERILLGDNYVERSSCNKSIQEELVEAQESLKKAEEENKVLSQLIETLTQELETTKEKLNHSLRKFPEHPQVEDDDLKFIEESTVNERDNITEIKMNRYVQNEVYDDRLEKRRSVKFANPPLLTKVIVGKEEKSKAMVKKQTKKMKQLAPLASWLFARNRSS, translated from the exons ATGGTTCGCGCAGAGATCGAAACCGGAGCTCCTTTCAGGTCTGTTAAAGAGGCCGTCACTCTCTTCGACGAGAGAATCCTTCTCGGAGATAATTACGTAGAG AGAAGCAGTTGTAATAAAAGCATCCAAGAAGAGCTG GTTGAAGCGCAGGAGAGTCTTAAGAAAGCTGAGGAAGAGAACAAGGTTTTGTCTCAGCTTATCGAAACCCTCACACAAGAGCTTGAAACCACTAAGGAAAAGCTTAACCACTCACTCAGAAAATTCCCAGAACATCCTCAAGTCGAAGATGATGACCTCAAATTCATAGAGGAATCCACGGTTAACGAACGCGACAACATAACCGAGATCAAGATGAACCGGTATGTCCAAAATGAAGTGTATGATGATCGTCTGGAGAAGAGGCGTTCGGTGAAGTTTGCGAACCCACCATTGTTGACAAAGGTCATTGTgggaaaagaggagaaaagcAAAGCTATGGTGAAGAAgcagacaaagaagatgaagcaatTAGCTCCATTGGCTTCTTGGCTCTTTGCAAGAAACCGGTCTAGTTAA
- the LOC104780956 gene encoding WEB family protein At3g51220 isoform X1: MVRAEIETGAPFRSVKEAVTLFDERILLGDNYVERSSCNKSIQEELVEAQESLKKAEEENKVLSQLIETLTQELETTKEKLNNSLRKFPEHPQVEDDDLKFIEESTVNERDNITEIKMNRYDQNEVYDDRLEKRRSVKFANPPLLTKVIVGKEEKSKAMVKKQTKKMKQLAPLASWLFARNRSS; encoded by the exons ATGGTTCGCGCAGAGATCGAAACCGGAGCTCCTTTCAGGTCTGTTAAAGAGGCCGTCACTCTCTTCGACGAGAGAATCCTTCTCGGAGATAATTACGTAGAG AGAAGCAGTTGTAATAAAAGCATCCAAGAAGAGCTGGTTGAAGCGCAGGAGAGTCTTAAGAAAGCTGAGGAAGAGAACAAGGTTTTGTCTCAGCTTATCGAAACCCTCACACAAGAGCTTGAAACCACTAAGGAAAAGCTTAATAACTCACTCAGAAAATTTCCAGAACATCCTCAAGTCGAAGATGATGACCTCAAATTCATAGAGGAATCCACGGTTAACGAACGGGACAACATAACTGAGATCAAGATGAACCGGTATGATCAAAATGAAGTATACGATGATCGTCTGGAGAAGAG GCGTTCGGTGAAGTTTGCGAACCCACCATTGTTGACAAAGGTCATTGTgggaaaagaggagaaaagcAAAGCTATGGTGAAGAAgcagacaaagaagatgaagcaatTAGCTCCATTGGCTTCTTGGCTCTTTGCAAGAAACCGGTCTAGTTAA